From a region of the Triticum aestivum cultivar Chinese Spring chromosome 7D, IWGSC CS RefSeq v2.1, whole genome shotgun sequence genome:
- the LOC123168119 gene encoding CASP-like protein 1C1, with the protein MAKLHRLISVVLRLVAAVTAAAAAIIMVTSRETTSLFGLEIEAKFSHIPSFIFFVVAYAVACVYSLLVAFVPPGGAASRLLVMTDVVMGMVLTGAVAATGAIAEVGRNGNEHAGWLPICEQVHGYCNQVMGALIAGFVALVVYFLIIMHSLHAVTDTMCPCH; encoded by the exons ATGGCCAAGCTGCACCGGCTCATCTCCGTCGTCCTCAGGCTCGTCGCGGCCGTCACCGCGGCCGCCGCGGCGATAATCATGGTGACCAGCCGCGAGACCACCAGCTTGTTCGGCCTGGAAATCGAGGCCAAGTTCTCCCACATTCCGTCATTTAT CTTCTTCGTGGTGGCATACGCCGTGGCATGCGTCTACAGCCTGCTCGTCGCCTTCGTGCCGCCTGGGGGCGCCGCCTCGAGATTGCTCGTCATGACCGATGTGGTGATGGGGATGGTGCTCACCGGCGCCGTGGCGGCCACGGGCGCGATCGCGGAGGTGGGGAGGAACGGCAACGAGCACGCCGGGTGGCTGCCGATCTGCGAGCAGGTGCACGGCTACTGCAACCAGGTCATGGGAGCCCTCATCGCCGGCTTCGTCGCGCTGGTCGTCTACTTCCTCATCATCATGCACTCCCTCCACGCGGTCACCGATACCATGTGCCCGTGCCATTAG